A region from the Canis lupus dingo isolate Sandy chromosome 9, ASM325472v2, whole genome shotgun sequence genome encodes:
- the LOC118355705 gene encoding CMRF35-like molecule 7 isoform X2, whose translation MQLQPVLLLLSLPEGSEQEVKRDHVSIRDNQRQHLLTVTMKEVRQSDTDTYWCGISKPGPDLGAPIKVTIDPGVLSTQASLQSRTTTSGRAGTSSGSYIRHHYILLVFLKVPILLLLVAAVLWLKGSQQRPSI comes from the exons AAGGATCAGAGCAAGAAGTGAAGAGAGACCATGTGTCCATCAGGGACAACCAGAGACAGCACTTGCTCACAGTGACCATGAAGGAGGTCAGGCAAAGTGACACAGACACTTACTGGTGTGGGATTAGCAAACCTGGACCTGATCTTGGGGCACCTATCAAAGTGACCATTGACCCAG GGGTTCTGAGCACCCAGGCCAGCCTGCAATCCAGGACAACTACCAGCGGCCGTGCAGGAACGTCATCTGGCTCCTACATCAG GCACCACTACATTCTCCTGGTGTTCCTGAAGGTACCGATCTTGCTCCTGTTGGTCGCTGCTGTGCTTTGGTTGAAGGGGTCTCAGCAGAGACCGTCTATATGA
- the LOC118355705 gene encoding CMRF35-like molecule 7 isoform X1, protein MQLQPVLLLLSLPGCVSIQGPESVRGLEGGSVTVQCHYTPGWETYKKWWCRGAYWKSCDILVQTEGSEQEVKRDHVSIRDNQRQHLLTVTMKEVRQSDTDTYWCGISKPGPDLGAPIKVTIDPGVLSTQASLQSRTTTSGRAGTSSGSYIRHHYILLVFLKVPILLLLVAAVLWLKGSQQRPSI, encoded by the exons GCTGTGTCTCCATCCAAGGCCCAGAGTCCGTGAGGGGCCTAGAGGGGGGCTCAGTGACCGTGCAGTGTCACTATACACCAGGATGGGAGACCTACAAGAAGTGGTGGTGTCGTGGAGCATACTGGAAATCATGTGACATCCTTGTTCAAACAGAAGGATCAGAGCAAGAAGTGAAGAGAGACCATGTGTCCATCAGGGACAACCAGAGACAGCACTTGCTCACAGTGACCATGAAGGAGGTCAGGCAAAGTGACACAGACACTTACTGGTGTGGGATTAGCAAACCTGGACCTGATCTTGGGGCACCTATCAAAGTGACCATTGACCCAG GGGTTCTGAGCACCCAGGCCAGCCTGCAATCCAGGACAACTACCAGCGGCCGTGCAGGAACGTCATCTGGCTCCTACATCAG GCACCACTACATTCTCCTGGTGTTCCTGAAGGTACCGATCTTGCTCCTGTTGGTCGCTGCTGTGCTTTGGTTGAAGGGGTCTCAGCAGAGACCGTCTATATGA